One Gelria sp. Kuro-4 DNA segment encodes these proteins:
- a CDS encoding LytS/YhcK type 5TM receptor domain-containing protein produces MLLSISLSLLRSIAVIALAAYLGGRTPFLWQLLAGQRKDLRARAVAILFFGLLSMAGTNLGILINGAIANSRSIGVVVGGLLAGSWVGLVAGVLSGTHRYFLGGFTAVPCAISPVVGGLIGGCFYRRNRGRLPTPGQGAAAAFLAELIQRFLVLGLAKPFSLALHWELLLGGPMLLVNSLGAAVFVLMIRDMHRQLETNAATHIGLVMDVANRALPWLAQGLTAVSAARVAQELRRLTGVAMAGLLDAQGAVLAVDPPELKDGFPRAVPVTGGPAILTAAIAFEKQTYGYLRLVEKEGNQITRTQSEVALGMSGLLARELRIVELEHLASLHTQMQLQLLQAQVNPHFLFNALSTIIALCRKDAQQARELLTHLAHFLRKTLTPTSLLVSLGEELETVEAYLLLEQARFGERLQTKILIDPEAAEVAVPSFLLQPLVENAVRHGLLPRSGPGHLTLELHRTPDGVWMRLEDDGVGIPPERLAGLLRRPRNAGRGGLGLYNVNERLRQLYGEEYELTIRSQLGKGTTVTLYLPAWFRPGQTVDELLVKGAG; encoded by the coding sequence GTGCTCCTTTCCATTTCTTTGAGTCTGCTGCGCAGCATTGCTGTTATCGCGCTGGCAGCCTACCTGGGCGGCCGCACGCCCTTCCTCTGGCAACTTTTGGCGGGCCAGCGGAAAGACCTGCGCGCGCGGGCCGTAGCCATCCTCTTTTTCGGACTGCTCTCCATGGCGGGGACCAACTTGGGTATTCTCATTAACGGGGCCATTGCCAACAGCCGCTCCATCGGCGTGGTGGTGGGCGGCCTCCTGGCCGGTTCCTGGGTTGGCCTGGTTGCCGGGGTGCTTTCCGGAACCCACCGCTACTTTCTGGGCGGCTTCACGGCTGTGCCCTGTGCCATCTCACCAGTGGTGGGTGGCCTCATAGGTGGATGCTTTTACCGGCGCAACCGAGGCCGCCTGCCCACGCCGGGGCAGGGGGCGGCGGCTGCCTTTCTTGCCGAGCTGATCCAGCGCTTCCTGGTCCTGGGGTTGGCCAAGCCTTTTTCCCTGGCGCTACACTGGGAGCTCCTCCTGGGCGGGCCGATGCTCTTGGTGAACAGCCTGGGCGCCGCTGTCTTTGTGCTCATGATCCGCGACATGCACCGGCAGCTGGAAACGAATGCTGCTACCCACATCGGCCTGGTCATGGATGTGGCCAACCGCGCCCTGCCGTGGCTGGCCCAGGGGCTGACGGCCGTGAGCGCAGCGCGGGTGGCGCAGGAACTCCGGCGGCTGACCGGCGTAGCCATGGCCGGGCTCTTGGACGCCCAGGGCGCTGTGCTGGCGGTTGACCCGCCTGAACTGAAGGATGGTTTTCCCCGCGCGGTGCCGGTTACCGGCGGGCCCGCCATCCTTACCGCCGCCATCGCTTTCGAGAAGCAGACGTACGGTTACTTGCGCCTGGTGGAAAAAGAGGGGAACCAGATTACCCGGACCCAGAGCGAAGTGGCCCTGGGGATGAGTGGCCTTTTGGCTCGGGAGCTGCGCATCGTGGAGCTGGAGCACCTGGCTTCTTTGCACACCCAGATGCAGCTCCAGCTCCTACAGGCCCAGGTGAATCCCCACTTCCTCTTCAATGCCTTGAGCACCATTATCGCCCTCTGCCGGAAGGATGCCCAGCAGGCGCGCGAGCTCTTAACGCACCTGGCGCATTTCCTGCGCAAAACCCTTACTCCCACCAGTCTCCTGGTGTCGCTGGGCGAAGAGCTGGAGACGGTGGAGGCCTACCTTCTCCTTGAGCAGGCCCGCTTCGGCGAGCGGCTGCAGACGAAGATCCTCATCGATCCGGAGGCGGCGGAGGTGGCGGTACCGAGCTTTCTCCTGCAGCCCCTGGTCGAAAACGCAGTCCGCCACGGCCTGCTGCCGCGCTCCGGCCCGGGCCACCTTACCCTGGAGCTGCACCGGACTCCGGACGGTGTCTGGATGCGTCTGGAGGACGACGGCGTGGGCATACCGCCGGAACGGCTGGCCGGGCTGTTACGCCGCCCGCGCAATGCCGGCCGGGGCGGGCTCGGCCTCTACAACGTTAATGAACGCCTGCGTCAGCTATATGGAGAAGAATACGAGCTCACCATCAGGAGCCAGCTGGGGAAAGGGACAACGGTTACCCTCTATCTTCCGGCCTGGTTTCGGCCCGGCCAGACGGTGGATGAGCTCTTGGTAAAAGGCGCTGGCTAG
- a CDS encoding ferredoxin family protein, giving the protein MPHGKVAKITINAKWCKGCGICVKFCPSQVLKLGLQKKPEVTNLEQCLDCHLCELRCPDLAIAVLEEEQEVAAS; this is encoded by the coding sequence ATGCCGCACGGCAAGGTAGCCAAGATCACCATCAACGCTAAGTGGTGTAAGGGTTGCGGGATTTGCGTCAAGTTCTGCCCGTCCCAAGTTCTCAAGTTGGGGCTGCAGAAAAAGCCTGAGGTAACCAACCTGGAGCAGTGCCTGGACTGCCACCTGTGTGAGCTGCGGTGTCCGGATCTAGCCATTGCCGTTTTAGAGGAGGAACAGGAAGTTGCTGCAAGTTAA
- a CDS encoding copper amine oxidase N-terminal domain-containing protein: MAGRLAKLGIALTVVLSLLLTGPAWAAPHKAGTKHAGKAPAAAAAGAEDRTQDRAHTGEGDEVKDADRTRQQEQEADRLQERLHQQDQNEEENAQDKEQVEPQDEEQVQVNEGIQLETQTEEQAKVQEKLQQKVKNKVKTPQGAALTQQYRHQVGSRIFINGRLLKDALPPVVKEGTTLVPLRALAASLKAQVTYSEDTKTVTLVKDGVTIELSLTDQTVVLKDTLGREKTVPLPVPPQLVEGYTFVPLRFIAETFAASVYYDPATGVVTIQEPDVPAPAEEPVPAAAEPVEETVPTAAAPAEEPVPAAAEPQQ; the protein is encoded by the coding sequence ATGGCTGGCAGACTGGCTAAGCTGGGGATCGCGCTCACGGTGGTGCTGTCTTTGCTTCTCACCGGTCCCGCGTGGGCGGCGCCCCACAAGGCGGGTACGAAGCACGCGGGGAAGGCGCCGGCGGCTGCGGCGGCGGGAGCAGAGGACCGCACCCAGGACCGGGCGCACACCGGGGAGGGCGACGAGGTAAAGGACGCGGACCGCACGCGGCAGCAGGAACAAGAAGCGGACCGGCTCCAGGAGCGGCTTCACCAGCAGGACCAGAACGAGGAGGAGAACGCCCAGGATAAAGAACAGGTTGAGCCGCAAGACGAGGAGCAGGTACAGGTAAATGAGGGGATCCAGCTTGAGACCCAAACCGAAGAGCAGGCGAAAGTGCAGGAAAAGCTGCAGCAAAAGGTGAAAAACAAGGTCAAGACTCCCCAAGGTGCGGCGCTGACGCAGCAGTACCGCCACCAGGTCGGCTCCCGGATTTTCATCAACGGCCGGCTCCTTAAGGATGCGCTGCCGCCGGTAGTAAAAGAGGGCACCACACTGGTGCCGCTCCGGGCGCTGGCGGCCAGCTTGAAGGCACAGGTGACCTACTCCGAAGATACCAAGACCGTTACTCTGGTTAAGGACGGTGTCACCATCGAACTCAGCCTAACCGACCAAACGGTGGTGCTTAAGGATACGCTAGGCCGGGAAAAGACCGTTCCTCTTCCTGTGCCGCCGCAGCTGGTTGAGGGTTACACCTTCGTCCCACTGCGGTTCATTGCGGAAACCTTCGCGGCGAGCGTCTATTATGACCCGGCCACGGGGGTGGTCACCATCCAGGAACCGGATGTCCCGGCGCCGGCGGAAGAACCTGTTCCGGCCGCGGCGGAGCCGGTGGAAGAGACCGTTCCGACCGCGGCGGCGCCGGCGGAAGAACCTGTTCCTGCCGCCGCGGAGCCGCAGCAGTAA
- the uppP gene encoding undecaprenyl-diphosphatase UppP yields the protein MNILQAVVLGLVQGLGEFLPISSSAHLILVPWFFDWPDPGLTFDVALHLGTLVAVVAYFWRDLLEIVFDAVARPRSRSGRLLWYLAVASVPGALFGVLFEQQAETVFRNPALIALTLTLMGLGLWGADRVGRKRRDMEDLTWADSIVVGISQALAIIPGVSRSGITMTAGLLTGMERETAARFSFLLSVPIIAGAALLKLKDLPPAAVNAPFIAGVLTAAVVGYLAIRFLLRYVRHGSYFFFTAYRFLLALAVLLVLWRRG from the coding sequence GTGAACATTCTACAGGCGGTTGTCTTGGGTTTGGTACAGGGGCTGGGCGAGTTTCTGCCCATCTCGAGCTCAGCCCATCTCATTTTGGTGCCATGGTTCTTTGACTGGCCCGATCCCGGCCTCACCTTCGATGTGGCCCTGCACCTGGGAACACTGGTGGCGGTGGTGGCTTACTTTTGGCGGGACCTTTTGGAGATCGTCTTCGACGCCGTTGCCCGGCCTCGCAGCCGGAGCGGGCGCCTGCTCTGGTACCTGGCGGTGGCCTCCGTTCCCGGGGCGCTCTTTGGGGTGCTCTTCGAGCAGCAGGCTGAGACTGTATTCCGTAACCCGGCTCTTATCGCCCTTACCCTCACGTTGATGGGCCTGGGGCTCTGGGGGGCGGACCGGGTCGGGCGCAAAAGGCGGGATATGGAAGACCTTACCTGGGCAGACAGCATCGTCGTCGGCATCTCCCAGGCCCTGGCCATTATCCCCGGGGTGTCGCGCTCGGGCATCACCATGACGGCGGGGCTCCTTACCGGCATGGAGCGGGAGACAGCGGCACGCTTCTCCTTCCTCCTTTCCGTGCCCATCATCGCGGGCGCCGCCCTGCTTAAACTCAAGGACCTGCCGCCGGCGGCGGTGAACGCGCCTTTTATCGCCGGGGTACTTACGGCGGCGGTGGTGGGATACCTGGCCATCCGCTTCCTTCTGCGCTACGTGCGGCACGGCAGCTACTTCTTCTTTACGGCCTACCGTTTTCTCCTGGCCCTGGCCGTTCTCCTGGTGCTCTGGCGGCGGGGCTGA
- a CDS encoding LytTR family DNA-binding domain-containing protein — translation MAVKLRVLAVDDEKYIREELVYLLSALPEVEVVGEAADVPAALALIRAKEPDALFLDIQLPGANGLELANWLRELPRPPLVVFTTAYPQYAVDAFAVSAVDYLLKPYTRERVAKAVRRLQVLTGGAGEEANTPRAAAPAEEAVRPSGGDGRRQRALGRAWEKIAVPRPDGYALLSYEEICWLEFRGGVVYLHTPGESFLVPGSLRTYEVRLNGHHQFQRIHRHLLVNLEHVKEVLAEGDGTYSLVMDDKAGTILPVSRPQSKKLRAWLHL, via the coding sequence ATGGCTGTGAAGCTCCGCGTTCTTGCGGTCGATGACGAAAAGTATATTCGCGAGGAACTGGTCTATTTGCTGAGCGCGCTGCCTGAGGTCGAGGTGGTGGGTGAGGCCGCCGACGTGCCGGCCGCTTTGGCGCTGATACGGGCTAAGGAGCCGGACGCTCTGTTTCTCGACATCCAGCTGCCGGGGGCCAACGGGCTCGAGCTGGCCAACTGGCTGCGCGAACTGCCACGCCCGCCCCTGGTCGTTTTCACCACGGCTTACCCCCAGTATGCGGTAGATGCCTTCGCCGTGAGTGCCGTGGACTACCTCCTTAAACCCTACACCCGCGAGCGCGTGGCGAAGGCGGTACGGCGCCTGCAGGTGCTGACCGGGGGTGCCGGCGAGGAGGCGAATACACCGCGCGCCGCTGCCCCAGCGGAGGAAGCGGTACGGCCGTCCGGCGGTGACGGGCGCCGGCAGCGCGCTTTAGGCAGAGCATGGGAGAAGATCGCTGTCCCGCGGCCGGACGGCTACGCCCTGCTCAGCTATGAGGAGATTTGCTGGCTGGAGTTTCGCGGCGGCGTTGTCTACCTGCACACCCCGGGCGAGAGCTTTTTGGTGCCCGGGTCGCTCCGCACTTACGAAGTGCGGCTGAATGGGCACCACCAGTTCCAGCGCATTCACCGCCATCTTTTGGTGAACCTGGAGCACGTCAAAGAGGTGTTGGCGGAAGGCGACGGCACCTATTCGCTGGTGATGGACGATAAGGCCGGCACCATCCTCCCGGTCAGCCGCCCGCAGTCGAAGAAACTTCGCGCCTGGCTGCACCTGTAG
- a CDS encoding 4Fe-4S dicluster domain-containing protein, producing the protein MPAFKSEVALIKHEVLREVARLALGGELAAKVDRLPRALTDSGITRYRCCVYKERAVLAERIKLALGFSPREVDPEERLGETVTQRLAGHRPAAPVIDIIETACDRCPIDRYMVTDACRGCVAHYCVNACPKKAISIVGRRAYIDQEQCAECGRCSQACHFHAIVEVIRPCERSCPVKAIKPGPNRNSVIDTALCTACGTCVTACPFGAISDKSQLVEVIGWLEAGERVVAAFAPALAGQFGPRVNMGQVLATLKEAGFSATAEVACGADQVAKEEAREFSERVAAEGWLASSCCPAFVALIKRHYPDLADHISRTPSPMVTLARRLKEEDPKCRVVFIGPCVAKKEEALAPGSGVDAVLTFAELAAFLDAKGLDPAQAGAPAGPVKGASPWGRGFAVSGGVAAALQAELTAQGAAVELKPVRAGGLEECKRYLTLARAGKLPGNFLEGMACIGGCVGGPAALVEAAQGAQAVEKFRHA; encoded by the coding sequence ATGCCGGCGTTTAAATCTGAGGTCGCCCTGATCAAGCACGAGGTTTTACGCGAGGTGGCGCGCCTCGCTTTAGGCGGGGAACTGGCGGCCAAAGTGGATCGCCTGCCGCGCGCCTTGACCGACTCGGGCATCACCCGCTACCGCTGCTGCGTTTACAAGGAGCGGGCGGTTCTGGCCGAGCGGATCAAGCTCGCCCTGGGCTTTTCACCCCGCGAGGTCGACCCGGAAGAAAGGCTGGGCGAGACGGTGACGCAGCGGCTGGCGGGGCACCGGCCGGCGGCGCCGGTCATCGACATCATTGAGACGGCCTGTGACCGCTGCCCCATTGACCGTTACATGGTCACCGATGCCTGCCGGGGCTGCGTTGCTCACTACTGCGTCAACGCCTGTCCCAAGAAGGCCATCAGCATTGTGGGGCGTCGGGCGTACATCGACCAGGAGCAGTGCGCCGAGTGCGGCCGCTGCAGCCAGGCCTGCCACTTCCACGCCATCGTAGAGGTGATCCGTCCTTGCGAGCGCTCCTGCCCGGTCAAGGCCATCAAGCCGGGGCCGAACCGCAACTCGGTGATCGATACGGCCCTGTGCACCGCCTGTGGTACCTGCGTTACGGCTTGTCCCTTCGGCGCCATCAGCGATAAATCCCAGCTGGTGGAAGTAATCGGCTGGCTTGAGGCGGGCGAGCGGGTGGTGGCGGCGTTTGCCCCGGCCCTCGCCGGCCAGTTCGGTCCCCGGGTGAACATGGGCCAGGTGCTGGCTACCTTGAAGGAAGCGGGCTTCAGCGCTACGGCGGAGGTAGCCTGCGGCGCCGACCAGGTGGCGAAGGAGGAAGCTCGGGAGTTCAGTGAGCGCGTCGCCGCAGAAGGGTGGCTGGCCAGTTCCTGCTGCCCGGCCTTTGTCGCGCTGATCAAGAGGCACTACCCGGACCTGGCCGACCATATCTCCCGCACTCCTTCCCCTATGGTGACCCTGGCCCGCCGCCTCAAGGAAGAGGACCCGAAGTGCCGGGTGGTGTTTATCGGGCCGTGCGTCGCCAAAAAGGAAGAGGCGCTGGCACCGGGGAGCGGCGTGGACGCCGTGCTCACCTTTGCCGAGCTGGCCGCCTTCCTGGATGCCAAGGGACTGGATCCGGCGCAGGCGGGCGCACCGGCAGGGCCGGTCAAGGGGGCATCGCCCTGGGGTCGGGGCTTTGCGGTGAGCGGCGGGGTGGCCGCCGCCCTCCAGGCGGAGCTCACGGCCCAGGGGGCTGCGGTGGAACTTAAGCCGGTGCGGGCCGGCGGGCTGGAGGAGTGCAAACGGTACCTTACCCTGGCGCGGGCCGGAAAGCTGCCGGGGAATTTCCTGGAGGGGATGGCCTGTATAGGCGGCTGTGTGGGCGGTCCCGCTGCCCTGGTGGAGGCCGCGCAGGGCGCCCAGGCCGTGGAAAAGTTCCGGCACGCGTAG